A genome region from Oceanispirochaeta sp. M1 includes the following:
- the recJ gene encoding single-stranded-DNA-specific exonuclease RecJ: MEPDKNIMKWTKKAIDNQPVRDLAGRTGMDLLQASILLRRGFSLQESRFFCEDDLRYLHNPFLFRHMVDVVDRIHTAAEEEEHVLICGDRDVDGITSTVLLYEALKEAGITAEWKVPTGEDAYGLSPEVLRDFSSRDGTLVFCVDCGISDFEEISLAGELGIDVIVLDHHNPRGDELPDALCIINPKVKEDNYPFEGLAGCAVVSKLIWALCFARTELYNQGYCFFYINSEEEQLEIYQYVNLVETGRKSYSLNEALPLEALSETLRGWPLFTYDLPGQKAALDQLFGSSADLHLTDIAIQICQDFPSLQGMNFQTLRDKSRLARYSESVPDNGEAFLHLFSGLMLKRYSKSFESYDRCLDLVALGTLADLMPLVDENRIAVKRGVPLLTKAVRPGLRELFIRQRLLGKTLESHDISWSISPWINSSGRMGQADKAVELFITEDETLRSSLADELHDLNQERKKLGDSLWESALEESRQSMEDLDNKLTLVRSQEIPRGITGILAAKMVNTFSVPSLILSRQGDGSLSGSIRSPRGCPIQDLLKYHSALFTDYGGHDCAAGFSMEGDKENEFLRMLKKYCKGWKPEISEDIPQVDAEIPAEYLKPELWDMVSRLGPYGEGFRPLIFFSKDILIEKSELIGKEPQNHLKFLLSTEISKFPALYWNAAEKFQEFMHPDNRVNLLYHVSRNSYMNRETLQITVLDMEPAN, from the coding sequence TTGGAGCCTGATAAAAATATAATGAAATGGACTAAAAAAGCTATCGATAATCAGCCGGTGCGGGATCTGGCCGGGCGGACCGGCATGGATCTGCTGCAGGCGTCTATACTGCTGCGGAGAGGTTTTTCTCTTCAGGAAAGCCGCTTCTTCTGTGAAGATGATCTGCGCTATCTGCATAACCCCTTCCTCTTTCGTCATATGGTGGATGTGGTGGACCGTATTCATACGGCTGCTGAGGAAGAGGAACATGTTCTTATCTGCGGTGACAGGGATGTTGACGGCATCACCTCTACCGTCCTTCTGTATGAAGCATTGAAGGAAGCCGGAATCACGGCGGAGTGGAAAGTGCCCACAGGTGAGGATGCCTACGGTCTCAGTCCCGAAGTTCTCAGGGATTTTTCTTCCCGGGACGGTACTCTTGTCTTCTGTGTAGACTGCGGAATCTCCGATTTTGAAGAGATCAGTCTGGCAGGAGAGTTAGGGATAGATGTCATTGTTCTTGATCATCATAATCCCCGGGGGGATGAACTTCCCGATGCTCTGTGTATTATCAACCCTAAGGTGAAAGAGGATAATTATCCATTTGAGGGGCTGGCAGGCTGTGCTGTTGTATCCAAACTGATCTGGGCTCTCTGTTTTGCCCGTACCGAACTCTATAACCAGGGATACTGTTTCTTCTATATAAACAGTGAAGAGGAGCAGCTGGAAATTTACCAGTATGTCAATCTTGTAGAGACCGGTAGAAAAAGTTATTCCCTGAATGAGGCTCTTCCCCTGGAGGCACTATCAGAAACACTCAGAGGCTGGCCTCTTTTTACATACGATCTACCCGGACAGAAGGCTGCCCTTGATCAGCTTTTCGGAAGCTCTGCGGATCTCCATCTTACGGATATCGCAATTCAGATCTGTCAGGATTTTCCCTCTCTCCAGGGAATGAATTTTCAAACATTACGTGATAAAAGCCGTCTGGCAAGATACAGTGAATCTGTTCCGGATAACGGGGAGGCTTTTCTCCATCTGTTTTCCGGCCTGATGCTTAAGCGTTACAGTAAATCCTTTGAGTCCTATGACCGTTGTCTGGATCTTGTAGCTCTGGGAACTCTGGCTGATCTGATGCCTCTGGTTGATGAAAACAGAATTGCAGTAAAGCGGGGAGTACCCCTGCTGACTAAGGCTGTAAGGCCCGGTCTGCGGGAGTTGTTTATAAGGCAGCGTCTCTTAGGGAAGACTCTGGAGAGTCATGATATCTCCTGGTCAATTTCCCCCTGGATAAACTCTTCAGGACGGATGGGGCAGGCCGATAAGGCTGTTGAGCTCTTTATTACCGAAGATGAGACCTTAAGATCCAGCCTTGCAGATGAACTTCATGATCTTAATCAGGAACGTAAAAAACTGGGAGACTCTCTCTGGGAGTCTGCTCTCGAGGAGAGCCGGCAGAGTATGGAAGACCTGGATAATAAGCTGACTCTAGTCCGCTCCCAGGAAATTCCCCGTGGAATAACCGGAATTCTTGCTGCTAAAATGGTGAATACATTTTCTGTACCTTCACTTATATTATCCCGCCAGGGAGACGGCAGTCTGTCGGGTTCTATCAGAAGTCCCAGGGGTTGTCCTATTCAGGATCTTCTGAAGTATCACTCAGCACTGTTTACGGATTACGGCGGGCATGACTGTGCGGCGGGATTCAGTATGGAAGGAGATAAGGAGAATGAATTTCTCCGGATGCTTAAGAAATACTGTAAGGGTTGGAAGCCGGAAATCTCAGAAGATATTCCCCAGGTTGATGCCGAGATCCCTGCTGAATATCTGAAACCTGAACTCTGGGATATGGTGAGCCGTCTGGGCCCATACGGTGAAGGATTCAGACCATTGATCTTCTTCAGCAAGGATATTCTGATAGAAAAATCAGAATTGATAGGAAAGGAACCGCAGAATCATTTAAAATTTTTATTGAGTACTGAAATCAGTAAGTTTCCTGCACTCTACTGGAATGCGGCAGAGAAATTTCAGGAATTCATGCATCCTGACAACAGGGTCAATCTGCTGTATCATGTAAGCCGCAACAGTTATATGAACAGGGAAACCCTTCAGATTACAGTGTTAGATATGGAGCCGGCAAATTGA
- a CDS encoding thymidine phosphorylase translates to MRTADIIMKKRNGGKLSEEELRFFINGYVSGDVPDYQASAWLMAVYFQGMDAEETGLLTRLMMESGKVMDLSDLKGPLVDKHSTGGVGDKTSLILAPLAAACGAQIPMMSGRALGHTGGTLDKLESVKGYNISASEHDLKRIIRVAGYAVIGQTAEVVPADRKMYALRDVTSTVESIPLITASILSKKLAEGADSLVFDVKCGSGAFMKTLEQAEILAESLVRTGESMGRKVIALITAMEEPLGRMVGNFLEVEESWNCLKGEGAADLMEVTLALCSRMLMASGICRDSEEALVLCQKKIDSGEGADFFKKNMEAQGADWDWFIKSCGSWRAPVKGEFRAASDGYISEINAFQTGMCALGLGVGRNKADDPVQPHTGIHFLKKRGDDVKKGDTVCEIFAVDEKDAEKALLSLESIVSISQEELKSSSLILKELGA, encoded by the coding sequence ATGCGAACAGCAGATATCATTATGAAAAAACGTAACGGCGGAAAGTTGTCGGAAGAGGAGCTCCGTTTCTTTATCAATGGCTATGTCTCGGGGGACGTTCCCGATTATCAGGCCTCTGCCTGGCTTATGGCAGTCTATTTTCAGGGTATGGATGCGGAAGAGACAGGACTTTTGACCAGACTGATGATGGAATCCGGAAAAGTTATGGATCTCAGTGATCTCAAAGGCCCCCTGGTTGATAAACATTCAACCGGTGGAGTGGGGGATAAAACATCTCTCATTCTGGCTCCTCTCGCTGCAGCCTGCGGGGCGCAGATTCCCATGATGAGTGGAAGGGCTCTGGGCCACACCGGCGGGACCCTTGATAAACTGGAATCTGTCAAAGGATATAATATCTCTGCCTCAGAGCATGATTTAAAGCGTATAATCCGGGTGGCAGGTTATGCTGTTATAGGGCAGACTGCCGAGGTTGTCCCTGCGGACCGTAAGATGTATGCACTCCGTGATGTTACCTCTACGGTGGAATCCATTCCCCTTATCACTGCCAGTATCTTAAGTAAAAAACTGGCGGAGGGTGCGGATTCTCTTGTGTTTGATGTGAAATGCGGGTCCGGAGCCTTCATGAAAACCCTGGAGCAGGCTGAAATCCTGGCAGAGTCCCTGGTCAGAACCGGAGAGAGCATGGGGCGGAAAGTCATCGCCCTGATAACTGCCATGGAAGAACCTCTCGGTCGGATGGTGGGGAATTTCCTCGAGGTGGAAGAATCCTGGAACTGTCTTAAGGGAGAGGGTGCTGCCGATCTGATGGAAGTGACATTGGCTCTCTGTTCCCGGATGCTTATGGCCTCGGGGATCTGCAGAGATTCTGAAGAAGCCCTTGTACTCTGTCAGAAAAAAATTGATTCCGGGGAAGGTGCCGATTTTTTCAAAAAAAATATGGAAGCTCAAGGCGCTGACTGGGATTGGTTTATAAAAAGCTGCGGCAGCTGGAGAGCTCCTGTTAAGGGTGAATTCCGGGCTGCAAGTGACGGTTATATCAGCGAAATAAATGCTTTTCAGACGGGTATGTGTGCTCTGGGTCTGGGAGTCGGTCGAAACAAGGCAGATGATCCGGTTCAGCCTCATACGGGTATCCATTTTCTGAAAAAACGGGGAGATGATGTAAAAAAGGGTGATACAGTCTGTGAAATATTCGCTGTAGATGAAAAGGATGCTGAGAAGGCCCTTTTATCCCTTGAATCCATCGTTTCCATCAGTCAGGAAGAGCTGAAATCCTCTTCCCTTATACTTAAAGAACTTGGAGCCTGA
- the thpR gene encoding RNA 2',3'-cyclic phosphodiesterase: MIRLFLALPLSEGEAQVLWNKWEPSRFSSPRIRWTPADQYHITVLFFGDLEKSEIPVICAQMDEAARLYSSLKVKTDGPGQFPFKGHPRVFIEHLIEQGATAQGQLSSLQHYLYLNLKDRYKLGNRRFRPHITTARIGGNPKNTVIDLFNGESGFYVSDEISFTLENLVLFESVLRPDGAVYSPLYSVKL, from the coding sequence ATGATCAGGCTTTTTCTGGCCCTTCCTCTTTCTGAGGGAGAGGCTCAGGTTTTATGGAATAAATGGGAACCCTCCCGTTTCTCCTCTCCCCGCATCCGCTGGACTCCGGCGGATCAATATCACATCACAGTCCTATTCTTTGGAGACCTTGAGAAGTCTGAAATCCCCGTGATTTGTGCTCAGATGGATGAGGCCGCCCGGCTGTATTCTTCTCTTAAAGTAAAAACAGACGGACCCGGACAATTTCCTTTTAAGGGCCACCCCCGTGTATTTATAGAGCATCTTATAGAACAGGGGGCGACTGCTCAGGGGCAGCTCAGTTCGCTGCAGCATTATCTTTACTTGAATCTGAAAGACAGATATAAACTGGGAAATCGCAGGTTCAGGCCTCATATTACAACGGCTCGTATCGGGGGGAATCCAAAAAATACGGTTATTGATTTATTTAATGGGGAGAGCGGATTTTACGTTTCCGATGAAATAAGCTTTACTCTGGAGAATCTTGTACTGTTTGAATCTGTTCTGAGACCTGATGGCGCCGTCTACAGCCCGCTGTACAGCGTGAAACTTTAG